A single region of the Cherax quadricarinatus isolate ZL_2023a chromosome 11, ASM3850222v1, whole genome shotgun sequence genome encodes:
- the LOC128687459 gene encoding uncharacterized protein, producing the protein PYLLVVLYSQFPPVLGALGTWRVVRGTDGTAPPPTGVPGGGARGSKAGKGAGGGVGRYGYRGVSNAESYEVTWEDIVLAMELSAMCFGALLALCIVACCAYKICGPAEEEDWGSRYSVLKPPQPRLAPELLREIYTLPSATSSVTRSSSKPLAAATVPPTVQRQTAKAAVPASVRMEGLPRETSVKRATVPEVRVASYGQLPNGRPGEPLLDDIIPAAPPRPQTPRSVRLSAKKSPRLLNIGSILEGRPRLLTLPSLSSSRAARQQAGRGAANRLAEYNQTSSTLDIARAAAATIPNLHYTHRSLSDPHTAVV; encoded by the exons ccctacctcctagTCGTTCTCTACTCCCAATTTCCTCCCGTTCTTGGGGCACTTGGCACTTGGAGGGTAGTTCGTGGCACCGACGGTACGGCTCCCCCTCCCACAGGTGTACCAGGTGGGGGCGCTCGGGGAAGCAAAGCAGGCAAAGGTGCAGGTGGCGGCGTCGGCCGCTATGGATACCGTGGAGTCAGCAACGCAGAGTCTTACGAAGTGACATGGGAAG ACATCGTGCTAGCTATGGAGTTGTCAGCCATGTGTTTCGGAGCTCTCCTGGCTCTCTGCATCGTCGCCTGCTGCGCCTACAAGATCTGCGGCCCAGCCGAGGAAGAGGACTGGGGCTCCCGATATTCCGTGCTCAAGCCTCCGCAGCCTCGCCTCGCTCCGGAGCTCCTGCGGGAGATTTACACACTACCTTCTGCCACTTCTTCCGTCACTCGCTCGAGCAGCAAACCCTTGGCTGCAGCCACAGTGCCACCGACAGTCCAGCGGCAGACAGCGAAAGCAGCTGTGCCTGCCAGTGTGCGTATGGAGGGTCTGCCGCGAGAGACTTCGGTGAAAAGAGCCACAGTGCCAGAGGTCAGAGTGGCAAGTTATGGCCAGCTTCCGAACGGCCGGCCAGGAGAGCCTCTACTTGATGATATTATTCCAGCCGCCCCACCTCGGCCCCAAACACCTCGCAGCGTTCGTTTATCGGCCAAGAAGTCTCCGCGGCTGTTGAACATCGGCTCAATCCTTGAAGGACGTCCCCGGCTGCTGACACTACCGTCCCTGTCGTCTTCAAGAGCGGCGAGGCAGCAGGCAGGTCGAGGAGCTGCCAACAGACTGGCAGAATACAACCAGACGAGCTCCACCTTGGATATAGctcgtgctgctgctgcaaccatTCCCAACCTGCACTACACTCACAGGTCACTCTCGGACCCTCACACAGCCGTCGTCTAG